The stretch of DNA gaACAGAAAACCAGGTTCTTCGGGACGCAAACCAAGTCCTTAGACAGCAAAATCAGGTCCTTTGGGATGAGAAAAGGAGTGTTTGGGAGAACAAAAAATCCCTCTGTGAAAAAAATAATGCcttaagtaaagaaaaaaaagctttttggGAACAGAATAAAGCCCTTCAGGCACAAATCAAGGCTCTCCAGGAGCAGGAGAAAGCTTTCCAAAATGAGGAAAAAGCTCttcaagaagaaatcaaatcccTCCATGAGGAGATCAAGGCTCTCCAGCATCAAGAAAATGCCCTGAATATGGAGGAGCAGGCCCTGTGGAAGGAGGGTCAGGCCCTACGCATGGAAGAAAAAGCATTGTGGAAAGAAGAGCAGGCACTTCGGGAGGAGAATAAGGCTCTCAGAGAGGAGAACAGTGCCCTCCAGGAGGAGGAAAGAGCCCTTAGGGAGGAGGCTACTATACTGGAGGAATGGAACAAGATGCTCCAGGGAAATGAAGAGAACACACCAGCGAAATGTGAGAATGTAGAATAGGGGCCTACAGCAACAGAAA from Macrotis lagotis isolate mMagLag1 chromosome 6, bilby.v1.9.chrom.fasta, whole genome shotgun sequence encodes:
- the LOC141491806 gene encoding uncharacterized protein LOC141491806, with the translated sequence MVILSSKYIIKGQLYRFFSSFPTFTQEQHQYHLEVQQEQQHEVKKNLWKENKIFRDENKALRKENKVVWRENKALRGENKTFRTENQVLRDANQVLRQQNQVLWDEKRSVWENKKSLCEKNNALSKEKKAFWEQNKALQAQIKALQEQEKAFQNEEKALQEEIKSLHEEIKALQHQENALNMEEQALWKEGQALRMEEKALWKEEQALREENKALREENSALQEEERALREEATILEEWNKMLQGNEENTPAKCENVE